Proteins co-encoded in one Sulfurospirillum arsenophilum NBRC 109478 genomic window:
- a CDS encoding plasminogen-binding N-terminal domain-containing protein codes for MNKLFLVVCLFLLGTFAQAESFFKEYKTNVLEANEKQIVIADSPEFIVGASGVVTHKFDAKSTTIIARVDVISKNGTKAVLRLEKFEMLSQGAFPDTGIKPVVGDEVTINYLYDRALIVTPNQGVYTEVTKKFNTITWVHPDIVGAYLAKLYRPNPDKKIFQQACYQNAASIIFFGIQNKGYFVDCHNFNIVKNIDITNNGEVQLPFYSRIKNIDSTWFSWDSSKITDYNNYYAYILGQTNELKGSGVDGILLKLPFDVVEKKDTQWK; via the coding sequence TTGAACAAGCTATTTTTGGTTGTATGTCTATTTTTACTTGGCACTTTTGCGCAGGCCGAATCGTTTTTTAAAGAGTATAAAACGAACGTTTTAGAAGCCAATGAAAAACAAATCGTCATTGCTGATTCTCCAGAATTTATCGTTGGTGCAAGCGGTGTTGTTACCCATAAATTTGATGCGAAAAGTACAACTATTATCGCACGTGTCGATGTCATCAGTAAAAATGGTACAAAAGCTGTTTTACGTCTTGAAAAATTTGAAATGCTTTCTCAAGGTGCATTTCCTGATACAGGCATCAAGCCAGTCGTAGGGGATGAAGTAACAATCAACTATCTTTACGATCGCGCACTTATCGTAACTCCTAATCAAGGTGTTTATACCGAAGTAACTAAAAAATTCAACACGATCACATGGGTTCACCCTGACATCGTTGGCGCTTATTTAGCAAAACTGTACCGTCCAAATCCCGATAAAAAAATCTTCCAACAAGCATGTTATCAAAATGCCGCATCTATCATCTTTTTTGGTATTCAAAATAAAGGCTACTTTGTTGACTGCCATAATTTTAATATCGTTAAAAATATTGACATTACCAATAATGGAGAAGTACAACTTCCTTTTTATTCACGTATTAAAAATATTGATAGCACATGGTTTAGCTGGGATAGTTCAAAAATAACCGATTACAACAATTACTATGCCTATATTTTAGGTCAAACAAACGAGCTAAAAGGAAGTGGCGTTGATGGCATCCTTTTGAAATTACCATTTGATGTTGTAGAAAAGAAAGATACGCAATGGAAATAA
- a CDS encoding peptidoglycan DD-metalloendopeptidase family protein has translation MAKIITLLFLFLSFASASYVEELKWPKGETFLTFLVKNNLPQSIYYTLDKEEQELAAEIVAGVKYQVLKSEDNQLEQVLIPIGEELQMHIKKKDDKFIMEITPIMLQNEKHVLAIEIHNSPYVDILSATNNYILANEFAQSFKGEVNLRNLQKGDKLVLVYQQKRRLGRQFGSMKIDVSMIETAKKKNYIFYYKENYYDIKGQELTSFLLSNPVNYTRISSPFTQNRWHPILQKYRAHLGIDYAASVGTPVKAAGNGKVLFVGEKGGYGNTIEINHDSSFKTLYGHLNGFAKGLRGGQGVKQGQVIGYVGNTGLSSGPHLHFGLYRSNVAINPASVVKIAKSALGGNELKAFIDYTMGLRKKVDNALETETPPFREELFNLSYPLEKSQS, from the coding sequence ATGGCAAAAATCATAACATTATTATTTCTTTTTTTATCGTTTGCATCCGCTTCATACGTTGAAGAGTTGAAGTGGCCAAAGGGTGAAACGTTTCTGACATTTTTAGTCAAAAACAATTTACCACAATCGATTTATTATACGCTTGATAAAGAAGAACAAGAACTTGCCGCAGAAATTGTAGCGGGCGTTAAGTATCAGGTTCTTAAAAGTGAAGACAACCAATTAGAACAAGTCTTAATCCCAATTGGTGAAGAGCTTCAAATGCATATTAAGAAAAAAGATGACAAATTTATTATGGAAATCACGCCTATCATGCTTCAAAATGAGAAGCATGTTTTAGCCATAGAAATTCATAATTCACCTTATGTTGACATTCTTAGTGCTACCAATAATTATATTTTAGCCAATGAATTTGCCCAATCCTTTAAAGGAGAAGTTAACCTTCGTAACCTTCAAAAAGGCGATAAATTGGTACTTGTGTATCAACAAAAGCGTCGTCTTGGCAGACAATTTGGTTCTATGAAAATAGATGTTTCCATGATAGAGACAGCAAAAAAGAAAAATTATATTTTCTACTATAAAGAGAACTATTACGACATAAAAGGTCAAGAGTTAACCAGTTTTTTACTTTCAAATCCTGTTAATTACACGCGTATTTCATCTCCTTTTACACAAAACAGATGGCATCCTATTTTGCAAAAATACCGTGCGCATTTAGGTATTGACTATGCGGCAAGCGTTGGCACACCGGTGAAAGCTGCAGGTAATGGCAAAGTGTTGTTTGTGGGTGAAAAAGGAGGCTATGGCAATACGATTGAGATCAATCATGATAGTAGTTTCAAGACACTTTATGGTCATCTTAATGGCTTTGCTAAAGGTCTTCGTGGCGGACAAGGTGTTAAACAAGGTCAAGTTATTGGCTATGTGGGGAACACTGGCTTAAGCAGTGGACCGCATTTGCATTTTGGTTTGTATCGTAGCAATGTCGCGATCAATCCTGCAAGTGTTGTTAAAATTGCTAAAAGTGCGCTAGGCGGAAATGAACTTAAAGCCTTTATAGATTATACTATGGGACTTAGAAAAAAAGTTGATAATGCTTTAGAAACTGAGACACCGCCATTTAGAGAAGAGCTTTTTAATCTCTCTTATCCTTTAGAAAAAAGTCAAAGTTAG